In Bacteroidota bacterium, the following proteins share a genomic window:
- a CDS encoding DUF4838 domain-containing protein translates to MKNYLLAVSFIALFCISCNNKIKLIENKKSDYTIVVSEKADSLTKFAAQEISNYIFKISGVRLETKTNINENGKYILIGNELITDSKTIIELNSLEEDAFFIKKIDENILISGNNAKSNIYATYTFVEEFLGCRLLYVNEEYIPKFSEIILPEKFKIYKPAFSFRRTLFPGIRDEKFRYWHKIEQLYNWGSFVHTFQKLVPPEKYFDEHPEYFSLVGNHRISDGQLCLSNRELMNLLKENLRKKIEKKPEMKYWSVSQNDCYNYCTCTDCEKMYDNYGGISGAYVFMANEIAKEFPDKQISTLAYQFTRSAPTNIKPLENVNIMFCSIECNRSMPLADDKRSSGFVKDMADWAKLTNNIFLWDYVVQFKNYLTPFPNFHVLQSNIQFFDKHNVDLMFQQGSSRNWSDLVELKQYLISKLLWDPYIDADSIINDFLGKYYGEANSYIKSYFDLYHEALIENQENEFLNIYGFPLNYYDSYLSPDLLKKYKNLMDEAEKSVQNDSVYLMRVFRARLPVDFAYLDISLNKNIGELSYFEKSGGEITLREEMMNYLDRFVELTEITGVNRINERNFLVADYYEYTRRKLNMMIKPNKAKGKTINLLTKASEKYPVGKEKSLTDGLFGDLDFHNNWLGFEGSDMIVEIDLQKSEIISQVSMNFLKAVNSWVFLPIEVSVEISKNGTDYKKVGSIKGDIDDRNYLVKSVPFNFDFEAVEAQYLRITAISLKQCPEWHRGFGKPSWIFLDEVLVE, encoded by the coding sequence ATGAAAAACTACCTCCTTGCTGTTTCCTTCATTGCACTTTTTTGTATAAGTTGCAACAATAAAATTAAACTTATAGAAAACAAAAAATCCGACTATACAATTGTTGTTTCAGAAAAAGCTGACAGTCTGACAAAATTTGCCGCTCAGGAAATTTCAAACTACATTTTCAAAATCTCAGGTGTTCGTTTAGAAACTAAAACCAATATCAATGAAAATGGAAAATACATATTGATTGGCAATGAATTGATAACAGATTCAAAAACAATAATTGAGTTAAATTCTTTAGAAGAGGATGCTTTTTTCATTAAAAAAATAGACGAAAACATTTTGATTTCCGGGAATAATGCAAAATCTAATATTTATGCTACCTATACTTTCGTCGAAGAATTTCTGGGATGCAGGCTGCTTTATGTAAATGAGGAATATATCCCAAAATTTTCTGAAATTATCCTTCCTGAAAAATTTAAAATCTACAAGCCGGCTTTTTCTTTCAGAAGGACACTTTTCCCCGGCATTCGCGATGAAAAATTTCGATACTGGCACAAAATTGAGCAACTCTACAATTGGGGGAGTTTTGTGCATACATTCCAAAAACTTGTACCTCCGGAAAAATATTTTGATGAGCATCCTGAATATTTTTCTTTGGTTGGAAATCATCGGATAAGCGATGGGCAGCTTTGTTTGAGCAATCGTGAGCTTATGAATCTTTTGAAAGAAAATCTGCGAAAAAAAATTGAAAAAAAACCTGAAATGAAATATTGGTCGGTTTCGCAAAACGATTGCTACAATTATTGCACATGCACAGATTGCGAAAAAATGTACGACAATTATGGAGGGATTTCGGGAGCATATGTTTTTATGGCAAACGAAATTGCAAAAGAATTTCCCGATAAACAAATTTCAACCCTTGCCTATCAGTTCACACGCTCGGCACCAACAAATATCAAACCTCTTGAAAATGTTAATATTATGTTTTGCTCTATTGAATGCAACCGAAGCATGCCCTTAGCTGACGACAAAAGGAGCTCCGGTTTTGTGAAAGATATGGCAGATTGGGCAAAACTTACCAACAATATTTTTCTGTGGGATTATGTTGTTCAGTTTAAAAACTATCTGACACCCTTCCCAAATTTTCATGTTTTGCAGTCCAACATTCAGTTTTTCGACAAGCACAATGTCGATTTGATGTTTCAGCAAGGTAGCAGCCGAAACTGGTCAGATTTGGTTGAACTGAAACAATACCTAATCTCAAAACTTTTGTGGGACCCGTACATTGATGCCGATTCTATAATCAACGATTTTTTGGGGAAATATTACGGCGAGGCAAACAGCTACATAAAATCGTATTTCGACCTTTATCACGAAGCATTGATCGAAAATCAGGAAAATGAATTTTTGAATATTTATGGTTTCCCTTTAAACTACTACGATTCATACCTTAGCCCCGATTTGCTGAAAAAATATAAAAACCTTATGGATGAAGCGGAAAAATCGGTTCAAAACGATTCAGTGTATTTAATGAGAGTTTTTAGAGCCAGATTGCCAGTAGATTTTGCCTATCTTGATATTTCTTTAAATAAAAACATTGGGGAGCTGTCGTATTTTGAAAAAAGTGGTGGTGAAATTACACTTCGCGAAGAAATGATGAATTATCTCGACAGATTTGTAGAGTTGACGGAAATTACCGGAGTTAATCGAATCAATGAGAGAAATTTTCTTGTTGCAGATTATTACGAATATACCCGTAGAAAACTCAATATGATGATAAAACCAAACAAGGCAAAAGGGAAAACTATAAATTTGCTCACAAAAGCCAGCGAAAAATATCCGGTAGGCAAAGAAAAATCGCTTACTGACGGTCTGTTTGGAGACCTCGATTTTCATAACAATTGGTTAGGTTTCGAAGGCAGCGATATGATTGTAGAAATTGATTTGCAAAAGTCCGAAATAATATCTCAAGTTAGCATGAATTTCCTCAAAGCAGTGAATTCATGGGTTTTTCTCCCAATTGAAGTATCCGTTGAGATTTCCAAAAATGGAACTGATTATAAAAAAGTTGGCAGCATTAAAGGCGATATTGATGATAGAAATTATCTTGTAAAATCTGTTCCCTTCAATTTCGATTTCGAAGCTGTTGAAGCACAATATCTGCGAATAACAGCAATTTCATTGAAACAATGCCCCGAATGGCACAGAGGTTTTGGCAAACCCTCCTGGATTTTTTTGGATGAAGTTTTGGTGGAGTAG